The stretch of DNA GAATACGTAAGGTTAGTGCCGATACGGTAAACGCCTATCTAAGTGGTCAGGATCTGTTCTCGGAGCAAGCCTTCAATATCATTAATAATTTTGTAGCGCCCGACAAGTACGGCGAATGGTTCATTACCAATAAAGAGCGTTTGGTAAATGATTTCGGTCAAAATCCTGTTCGTAATTACATGATTTCCTTTATGAGCCAATTGTCTAAGAAATATGCTACCACTAATAGTGACAAAGAATTTGAGGCTAAAATGGCTGAAGTTAAGTCTGTATTTATCGGCGATGAATGGGACCGTTTTGGTAAAATCTTTATCGATGGCTATTTCAAAAACTCAAAGAATGCCAAATGGTATATTGCAACTTTAGAAAAAAGCGGTTTGTACGATTGGATAGATAAAGGAAAAGTTGTCTCGGAGGTACTTCCACTTGTTAAAGATGATAATACGGCGTTAACCGAGCTTAAAAAATGGTACAATGGTCATTTAGAAGCAAATGCAGCTCAATACGATCTTTATAATGCAGCTGTGATCAATCTCTACCTTAAAAATTATAAAGAAGCCAATGAGCTGTTTGCAAAAGCAAAATCAGCTGAAAAAGTTTGGGGCATCACAGATAATGATTTAGTTGCACTGGAAACAGCAATTGAGAAAAAAGACACCGTAACTTTTAAACCCGCCAAAACTTATAAAGTAAAACCAATGATGTTGGAATAATAAAAATACTTCTATTTAATCTAACCAAAAGAAAAGCCAATAATTGGCATTATAGGGCAGCTAACCGGCTGCCTTATTTTTTTGCTTAATTAAGGGTGTTTATTTCATAACAAGTATATTTGCCTCTTATGGGCATCAAATCCTTATTAAGCAAACCACTGGCTTGGTACACAGCCAGACAAATCAAAAAATGGAACACACAAGCCGTTGATTTGCAGCAAAAATGGATGCAACAGCTAATTTCCGAAGCTAAAGGAACCTTGTTCGGTTTGGAACATGGTTTCACATCTATTCAAACCTATGATGATTTTAAAAATAAAGTTCCTGTTAGAGATTATGAACAACTAAAACCCTATATAGAAAAGGTAGTTCATGGCGACCGGAATATTCTTTGGCCCGGAAAACCACTTTATTTTGCCAAAACTTCTGGTACTACTTCAGGTGTAAAATATATTCCTATTTCAAAGGAGTCGATGCCGGCACATATAAATGCAGCACGCAATGCGTTGTTATTGTACATTGCGGAAACCGATAAAGCAGACTTTGTTAATGGTAAAATGATCTTTTTGCAGGGAAGTCCTGAAATGCAAGAGAAAAATGGAGTACATGTTGGTCGACTATCCGGTATTGTGGCTCACCATGTACCCGATTATCTGCAACGAAACAGAATGCCCTCATGGGAAACCAACTGCATTGATGACTGGGAAGAAAAAGTGGATGCGATTGTAGAAGAAACGGTGAATGAAAACATGACCCTTATATCCGGTATTCCTCCTTGGGTGCAAATGTACTTCGATCGTTTAACAGCTAAAACGGGTAAAAAAATTAAAGACATCTTCCCAAATTTTGGCTTGTTTGTTTATGGTGGGGTAAATTTTGAACCGTACCGAGCAAAACTAGAGGCCAGTATTGGTTGCAAGATCGATTCTATTGAAACCTATCCTGCTTCAGAAGGATTTATCGCTTTTCAGGATTCTCAGACAGAAAAAGGATTGTTGTTGAATGTAGACGCCGGAATGTTTTATGAATTTATTCCTGCTGACGAATATTATAATGAAAACCCTACTCGTATTTGGCTTAAGGACGTTGAGCTTGATAAGAACTATGCAATTATATTAAATACCAACGCCGGACTATGGGGGTATAGCATTGGAGATACGGTTAAATTTGTCTCAAAAAATCCTTATCGTTTAGTTGTAAGTGGAAGAATAAAGCATTTTATCTCCGCTTTTGGCGAGCATGTGATAGGAGAGGAAGTGGAGCACGCTTTGATGACAGTAGCAAAAGCGGAAAATATAGATGTAGTTGAATTTACAGTCGCTCCGCAAGTGAATGATCCGGATGGCCGTTTGCCATTTCATGAATGGTTTGTGGAGTTCGGCGCTCATCGTCCGCAAAACATGGATGAATTCAGACTTAAGGTGGATGCTTTACTTCAGAAAAAGAATGTTTATTATTACGATCTTATTGAAGGAAACGTATTGCAGCCATTGAAAATAAGAGAAATGAGAAAGGATGCATTTATTGATTATATGCGTTCTCAAGGTAAGTTAGGTGGACAAAATAAGATGCCTCGTTTGTCGAACGATCGTAAGATTGCCGATGAGTTGGCAGGATTAATTAAATAACCACAAAGAGCTCAATGTTTCATAAGGTTTTTAAATCGGATAATAATAGAGTCTAAGGCTGTAGAATGCTTTAATAATGTACATTTGGCTCAGGTATTAACCTATATGAAACTTGCCGATAAAAAGCTAGACTTCTAATGAGTCGAGTTTGAAAGAGGGAATAAAAGAGTGGTACAGTAATCTTTGGTCAAAAATAACAACCAACAGTATATCAAAGAGTTTTGTATAGAACTGTGTAACTTTGTGCACTCTATGGTTTTAAATAAAGAGCTCAATAGGATTGAGAATAATAAATGAAGAGAATTGCAATTTTAGGATCAAGCGGATCGATTGGAACACAGGCATTGGAAGTAATAAGCGCTAATCCTGATAAATTTAAAGCAGAAGTATTAACCGTAAACGGGAATGCTGATGTATTAATTAGCCAGGCACTGACCTTTAAGCCAAAAACTGTAGTTATTACGGATGAATCCAACTATCAATATGTAAAAAAAGCTTTAGCTGATACCGGAATTGAAGTGTTAGCAGGAGAAGCTGCTTTAGCTGAAGTGGTAACGTATGATTCGGTTGATATGGTGCTGACAGCTGTTGTGGGTTATGTTGGCTTAAAACCTACCATAGCAGCAATAAAGGCAGGTAAAGACATTGCCTTGGCAAATAAAGAAACCTTAGTTGTTGCAGGCGACTTAGTTACCAGGCTGGCACGTGAATATAAAGTCAATATTCTTCCGGTGGATTCTGAGCATTCAGCTATTTTTCAGTGCCTTGCTGGCGAAGAAAATAACCCCATCGAAAAAATTATTCTTACCGCTTCAGGTGGTCCGTTCAGAGGCAAAGGGCTTGATGACCTTAGAAATGTAACTAAAAATCAGGCACTAAAGCATCCGAACTGGAGCATGGGTGCTAAAATTACCATAGATTCTGCCAGTTTAATGAATAAGGGACTGGAGGTAATTGAAGCCAAGTGGCTATTTGACCTTGATTTGGATCAGATTGAAGTGGTTGTTCACCCCCAATCGATTGTACATTCATTGGTGCAATTTAATGATGGATCAATAAAGGCGCAATTGGGCTTACCGGATATGAAATTACCAATTCAATATGCAATGGCTTATCCGCAAAGAATAAAAAATGATTTTCCACGTTTCTCTTTTGCAAACTACTCCAATCTGACATTTGAAGCACCGGATACAAAGACTTTCCGTAACCTTGCATTGGCGTTTGAAGCACTCTCAATAGGTGGAAACTGCCCTTGTGTCATAAATGCTGCCAATGAAGTAGTTGTGGACGCATTTTTGAAGGATAAGATCGGTTTTCTGCAGATGTCGGACATCATTGCCGAATGTATGCAGAAAGTTACGCGCGTTTTGAAACCCGTTTACGAAGATTACGTTGAAACGGATAAGATGGCGCGTATTACGGCACTTGAATTGATTGGTAATTAGTTGATTTTACAACGACTTAAATAATAATAACTAATATTAATACAGAAATGATGTAGCTTAAGCTCATCTTTTCTTTTATCTCGATAATACATGAGTGGTTTAATTATGGCGGCCCAATTGTTGGCCGGACTTTCGATTTTGATTGTTTTACACGAGTTGGGGCATTACCTTGCTGCACGAGCATTCGGCATCAAGGTAGAAAAGTTCTACTTGTTTTTTGATGCTTGGGGCGTTAAGCTGTTCAGCTTCAAAAAAGGTGATACCGAATACGGAATCGGATGGTTACCGCTTGGCGGATATGTGAAAATTGCCGGAATGATTGATGAGTCTATGGATGTGGAAGCAATGAAGCAACCTGCTCAACCATGGGAATTCCGCTCAAAACCAGCTTGGCAACGCTTAATTGTAATGTTGGGTGGTGTATTTGTAAACGTTGTGGTGGGTGTTTTCATCTTTTGGATGTTAACTTTTAAGTTCGGAGAAAGCTACTTGCCTAATTCTGAAGTGAAGTATGGTATTGAAGCCCGTGAACTAGGAAAGGAAATCGGATTAAAAACAGGTGACAAAATTACAGGTGTTAATGGAAAATCACTTGAGCGTTTTGATGATTTGTATAGTCCTAATGTTCTATTTGGTAATGTAAATCTGAACGTTAACCGCGAAGGTAAGGATACGTTGATTCATGTTCCCTCTGATTTCATTGAAAAAATATCTGATGAAGGCAAAACAGCATTTGTAGTTCCTCGTCTAACATTTGAAGTAGGAGAAGTACAAAGTGGAAGTAATGCCGATAAAGCTGGTTTGAAAACCGGTGATAAAATAGTGGCTGTTGATTCATTGAAAGTAACCTACTTTGATGAATTAAGGACGGCATTAGACACTAATAAGAACAAAAAAATTAAAATTAAAGTTGACAGAAATAACACTGAAGTATATTTAACTGCCAATGTTGAGAAGGACGGAACTATTGGTTTTTCCCCTAAAACAGTTGGAATGAACTTTAAAACCGATCAGTTTAGTTTCGCGCAGGCATTACCAGTTGGTGCTGAAAAAGCTAAACAAACATTGGTTGATCAGGCAAAAGGTTTTGGGAAAATATTCAAGGGTGACGTAGACCCACGTAAAGCGGTTCAGGGACCTATTGGAATGGCGAAAATCTATGGTGGTACTTTCCAATGGGAGAAATTCTGGACGCTAACCGGGTTGATTTCCTTAGTGTTGGCATTTATGAACTTGCTGCCAATTCCTGCATTGGATGGTGGTCACGCTGTATTCCTGATCATTGAAATGATTAAAGGCAAGCCACTAAGCGATAAGTTTATGGAGCGTGCTCAAGTGGTAGGTTTCGTAATCTTAATCGGATTGATGATCTTTGCATTTGGTAATGATATTTCTAAATTCTTTTTAAAATAAGAATAACCCAATAATGAAACGTGAGATTTAAGATATGGATTGCCACACAATCTTTCTCTTAAGTCTCACGTTTCTGTTTTTAGCAATAAATTAAGAATGAATTTTTTTGAGTTTTACGACATACCTGTCTCCTTTAACCCCGATGAAAACCTGCTGAAAAAGAAATTTTATGGTTTTAGCAAAGAGTACCATCCGGATTTCCACGTAAACGAGACGGAAGAGAAACAAGCTGAAATTCTGGAGCTTTCTACTATCAATAACAATGCTTATAAAATATTAACTAATCCGGCTAAGCGTGTAGAGTATGTTTTGGACCTTTACGGACTAATGCAGGAAGGGGAGAAGTATCAGTTGCCTCAGAGCTTTTTAATGGAAATGATGGAGATTAACGAGGTACTGATGGAAATTGAGTTTGACGAAGATCCCGATCGGTTGAACGAAATTGAAGATCAGGTTTTGGTTTTAGAAAAAGAGCTTATAAATGAGTTATCCCACTTTACAGACGGGTTTGAAAGCCTTGATGAAGAAAAAAGAAAAAATAATCTCTTGAAAATCAAGGATAATTACTTTAGGCAAAAATATTTGTTGCGAATTAAAGAAAAGCTGCATACATTTGCATCCCGCAATTAAGGAAAGGGTTTTAGTAATAAAGTCCTTTAAAAATGCCCGGATGGCGGAATTGGTAGACGCGCTGGTCTCAAACACCTGTGGGAAACCGTGCCGGTTCGACTCCGGCTCCGGGTACTGGAAAAGAAACCCCTGTAGATCAAGTATTTACAGGGGTTTTTGTATTTTAAGGGGACGAAATAGGGGACGATTTGGGGATCAAGCCGAAAAGTTGGGGGCTTAAGCATAGATATTAGAAAGTCTGAAAAGAAAGTAACTGACATTCTTTACACCTCTGAAAGCAGATCTGAATGCCTTTATCTTGGCATTAAAAGATTCGGCAGCGGCATTGGTGCTCCTGTTATCGAAGTAATTCAGGATGGTCAGGTAGTGAGCCTGAATAGACCGGGCCACCACATTAAAGGATTTAAATCCGGCTTTTTCCACTTGGTCATACCATCGGGCTAGTCGCGTAAAAGCAATTCCTTTATCTTTAGTGGAATGAAAGATCTTACCCAACTGCATGGACAACTCATAGGCTTGTTCCAATAGCGGATAGTACTTAAACAACAGTTCTGCACGATGTTCCTGAGAGGGAGT from Solitalea canadensis DSM 3403 encodes:
- a CDS encoding thioredoxin family protein encodes the protein MMKKFLFTLFTFLPFLSLAQGTNFISGDWDSILKKAKAENKIIFVDCYFEGCMPCKQMDLKVYPDKNVGDALNKDFISFKTDVFKEDIGKRLSRKYGVHGFPSFLFITPEGHLIDQSSGFIGTTKLIDYLKQILELNKAGKFKKYTPDLNTPYPAFYDNAYMKGIRKVSADTVNAYLSGQDLFSEQAFNIINNFVAPDKYGEWFITNKERLVNDFGQNPVRNYMISFMSQLSKKYATTNSDKEFEAKMAEVKSVFIGDEWDRFGKIFIDGYFKNSKNAKWYIATLEKSGLYDWIDKGKVVSEVLPLVKDDNTALTELKKWYNGHLEANAAQYDLYNAAVINLYLKNYKEANELFAKAKSAEKVWGITDNDLVALETAIEKKDTVTFKPAKTYKVKPMMLE
- a CDS encoding GH3 auxin-responsive promoter family protein, which produces MGIKSLLSKPLAWYTARQIKKWNTQAVDLQQKWMQQLISEAKGTLFGLEHGFTSIQTYDDFKNKVPVRDYEQLKPYIEKVVHGDRNILWPGKPLYFAKTSGTTSGVKYIPISKESMPAHINAARNALLLYIAETDKADFVNGKMIFLQGSPEMQEKNGVHVGRLSGIVAHHVPDYLQRNRMPSWETNCIDDWEEKVDAIVEETVNENMTLISGIPPWVQMYFDRLTAKTGKKIKDIFPNFGLFVYGGVNFEPYRAKLEASIGCKIDSIETYPASEGFIAFQDSQTEKGLLLNVDAGMFYEFIPADEYYNENPTRIWLKDVELDKNYAIILNTNAGLWGYSIGDTVKFVSKNPYRLVVSGRIKHFISAFGEHVIGEEVEHALMTVAKAENIDVVEFTVAPQVNDPDGRLPFHEWFVEFGAHRPQNMDEFRLKVDALLQKKNVYYYDLIEGNVLQPLKIREMRKDAFIDYMRSQGKLGGQNKMPRLSNDRKIADELAGLIK
- the rseP gene encoding RIP metalloprotease RseP, which encodes MSGLIMAAQLLAGLSILIVLHELGHYLAARAFGIKVEKFYLFFDAWGVKLFSFKKGDTEYGIGWLPLGGYVKIAGMIDESMDVEAMKQPAQPWEFRSKPAWQRLIVMLGGVFVNVVVGVFIFWMLTFKFGESYLPNSEVKYGIEARELGKEIGLKTGDKITGVNGKSLERFDDLYSPNVLFGNVNLNVNREGKDTLIHVPSDFIEKISDEGKTAFVVPRLTFEVGEVQSGSNADKAGLKTGDKIVAVDSLKVTYFDELRTALDTNKNKKIKIKVDRNNTEVYLTANVEKDGTIGFSPKTVGMNFKTDQFSFAQALPVGAEKAKQTLVDQAKGFGKIFKGDVDPRKAVQGPIGMAKIYGGTFQWEKFWTLTGLISLVLAFMNLLPIPALDGGHAVFLIIEMIKGKPLSDKFMERAQVVGFVILIGLMIFAFGNDISKFFLK
- the hscB gene encoding Fe-S protein assembly co-chaperone HscB, translated to MNFFEFYDIPVSFNPDENLLKKKFYGFSKEYHPDFHVNETEEKQAEILELSTINNNAYKILTNPAKRVEYVLDLYGLMQEGEKYQLPQSFLMEMMEINEVLMEIEFDEDPDRLNEIEDQVLVLEKELINELSHFTDGFESLDEEKRKNNLLKIKDNYFRQKYLLRIKEKLHTFASRN
- a CDS encoding GxxExxY protein encodes the protein MESKAVECFNNVHLAQVLTYMKLADKKLDF
- a CDS encoding 1-deoxy-D-xylulose-5-phosphate reductoisomerase, encoding MKRIAILGSSGSIGTQALEVISANPDKFKAEVLTVNGNADVLISQALTFKPKTVVITDESNYQYVKKALADTGIEVLAGEAALAEVVTYDSVDMVLTAVVGYVGLKPTIAAIKAGKDIALANKETLVVAGDLVTRLAREYKVNILPVDSEHSAIFQCLAGEENNPIEKIILTASGGPFRGKGLDDLRNVTKNQALKHPNWSMGAKITIDSASLMNKGLEVIEAKWLFDLDLDQIEVVVHPQSIVHSLVQFNDGSIKAQLGLPDMKLPIQYAMAYPQRIKNDFPRFSFANYSNLTFEAPDTKTFRNLALAFEALSIGGNCPCVINAANEVVVDAFLKDKIGFLQMSDIIAECMQKVTRVLKPVYEDYVETDKMARITALELIGN